The DNA sequence ATTGCGATGGTGCAGCGGCTCCGGTCGTGATCGGCGATCAGGAGGGCAGAGGAGGGGCAACGATCGCCTTCACCCAGGCCATGTCCGGTCCCGAGAGGAGAGGGAAGGGGGGCTTCTCGTAATCGAGCCTGCGGAAGAACCGGGCACGGTCGATCAGGTCGTGCAGGGTGGCGTTGAGGGGGAGGATCGGCTCGGCGTCGCCGGGGAGCAGGGGGATAGGAATGTCCGGCAGCTGGGTCCGGAGATTCCAGGCGAAGACCCGTGCCCGGGGTCGTCCGACGCTCCGGCTGACGAGGACGCGGTAATGGCTGCGGATCGAGGGGGTTGTGGGGGTCACCTCGCCGTCCCGGAGCAGGTCGATCTCGACCAGGTTCGTCTGCGTCTCCAGCACCTCCTCCCGCCTGGCGAGGTATGCTTCCCGCCCCCGGCCGCTTGATTTGTTGCTCGGGGACAGGATTTCGAGGATCGTGACCAGTAGATGCGATCTCGTGTCCCGGATCTCCAGGTAGGTTTCCTCGATCGCCTCCTCCCGAACGGGCAAATCGACCTCGACGACCTCTACTTCCGCCTCGACCTCCTGCGCGACCGCAACCCCTCCCCCTCTGGGCGGTGGCATGGGAGCGTCGATCTGCCCCCTCGTGATGGCCAGGTCGGGCCGGGCGCCCCTCGGGTCTTCGGGGGAAGGATACAGGACCATCCGGCTCTCGACCCCGACGAAATATCGGGGGTCGACCATCGGCACGAGCACATCGGCGATCGCGGCGATCAGGCGATTGTGCACGTCCGGCCAGATGGTCGGGTGTTCGAGCCAGGGGTCCATGCCGGGAAAGGGTGGTCTCATGGTGTTGAGTCTACCAGGGAGGATGAGCCGATCGCCACGCAGGATACGTCAGGTCGAGGGGGATGAGTCACCTTCAGACATCATGCGATGGTGTTCGGCGAGTCGTTGCTCGCGAGCGCGTTTCCTCCGCCGCTCCAGGGGAACCAGAATCAGGATCATCAGGAGCAAAAGGGTTGATACCCCGATCAGTTTCGCCGTTTCCGGGTCCGCGAATTGAGGGGCGAAGCGATGCAACGCAAGCAAGGCCCCGAGGCTCGTAGCGACGACCAGGATGCCCACGAGTAGGATCAATCGCACTGCGACGAGGATCATTTTCGCCAGCATCGCAAGGCAGTCGATCGCCTTACGGCGGTGTTCCTCGGGCATGGTCCGCAGCCATTGAAGGGTCCCCGAGGGCGGGAACGAGGTCGGAGCGGGCCAGAGGGAAACGAGGCCGACCGGCACGAAGGCCAGGATTATCCACGACGACGACGGGGGGAGGACATCAACGGCGATCACCTGGAATGAGGCCCCGGTCGCCGCGACGTACGGGAAGAGGTGATCCCATCGGGCTTGATTCTCAGCCGCCTCAGGAGCGGGGATCAGGTCGGGTTCGGCATGTGGTTGAGGGAGCGGGAGTCCCTGGTCGTCCAACCCAGCGAGCAGGGTAAAGCGGTCCCAGTCGCGCTGGATCGACGGGTCGAGATTGCGTCGAAAGGCCGCGACGATGCGATCCGCACACGAGTAGGAATATGGGCTCAGGTCGATCGAGAGCGTTGCC is a window from the Tautonia rosea genome containing:
- a CDS encoding DUF4058 family protein — encoded protein: MRPPFPGMDPWLEHPTIWPDVHNRLIAAIADVLVPMVDPRYFVGVESRMVLYPSPEDPRGARPDLAITRGQIDAPMPPPRGGGVAVAQEVEAEVEVVEVDLPVREEAIEETYLEIRDTRSHLLVTILEILSPSNKSSGRGREAYLARREEVLETQTNLVEIDLLRDGEVTPTTPSIRSHYRVLVSRSVGRPRARVFAWNLRTQLPDIPIPLLPGDAEPILPLNATLHDLIDRARFFRRLDYEKPPFPLLSGPDMAWVKAIVAPPLPS
- a CDS encoding PH domain-containing protein, whose protein sequence is MPPEMPSQTFHANRVSRNLGSAMLLLMLVLTCGFLTDPKVGFVAQAARPDGVWVITFLIVFLVGFSLMGLGMLAHYRRHALVFGPSGLTVRGVFRTRYLPWNDLREAVWRAQKYPSVLLRSDRATLSIDLSPYSYSCADRIVAAFRRNLDPSIQRDWDRFTLLAGLDDQGLPLPQPHAEPDLIPAPEAAENQARWDHLFPYVAATGASFQVIAVDVLPPSSSWIILAFVPVGLVSLWPAPTSFPPSGTLQWLRTMPEEHRRKAIDCLAMLAKMILVAVRLILLVGILVVATSLGALLALHRFAPQFADPETAKLIGVSTLLLLMILILVPLERRRKRAREQRLAEHHRMMSEGDSSPST